Proteins found in one Quercus robur chromosome 2, dhQueRobu3.1, whole genome shotgun sequence genomic segment:
- the LOC126713421 gene encoding late embryogenesis abundant protein At1g64065-like produces the protein MAEKMNQQVHPFAQVNKQPRSDEESGTLTSDQELRRKKRIKLAIYIAAFAVFQTIVILVFALTVMRVKNPEVRLGTDVTFQNFKTGTQASPSFDLSFTTQVGVKNSNFGPYKFDSTIATFMYEGVTVGQVTIPKGKAGLRSTKKVTVTVNVNSNALQSTTSLGSELGAGVLTLNSQAKLSGKVELMFVMKKKKSAEMNCTMAIEVSTKAVQSMNCE, from the coding sequence ATGGCTGAGAAAATGAACCAGCAGGTGCACCCCTTCGCACAAGTAAATAAGCAACCCAGAAGTGATGAAGAGTCTGGTACTCTGACATCTGATCAGGAGCTCAGGCGAAAGAAAAGGATCAAGTTGGCCATATATATTGCTGCTTTTGCTGTGTTTCAGACCATTGTTATCTTGGTCTTTGCACTCACTGTGATGCGTGTAAAGAACCCTGAGGTCAGGTTGGGCACTGATGTCACGTTCCAGAACTTCAAAACTGGAACCCAAGCATCACCTTCCTTTGACTTGAGCTTCACAACCCAAGTTGGAGTTAAGAACTCAAACTTTGGTCCCTACAAATTTGATAGCACCATTGCCACGTTCATGTACGAGGGTGTAACAGTAGGGCAAGTGACTATTCCTAAAGGTAAGGCTGGGCTGCGTTCTACCAAAAAAGTTACTGTCACAGTTAATGTGAATTCAAATGCTCTGCAAAGCACTACTAGTCTTGGAAGTGAATTAGGTGCTGGTGTATTAACTCTGAACAGCCAGGCAAAGCTTAGTGGGAAAGTGGAATTGATGTttgtgatgaagaagaagaagtccGCCGAAATGAATTGCACGATGGCCATTGAAGTGTCAACAAAGGCGGTCCAATCTATGAATTGcgaataa